CATCATTCAGCGGAAAACTTATAACATCGGTGGTCCAATTATGATATAAATATTGTTTATTCAGTTGGGTGATGTATTCATCGTCAACGAAAACGATATTGATATTTTTTTGGAGGGATTTTTCTCCCTTTAAAACGAACTTAACGAGCGAAACAATTTTGCTCTTATCTATTTTTTGTTTTTTATAGTTATTGAAAACCGTAATCAAGATAATTTCAGATTATTAATTATTTTTCAGGAAATAAACTTTCGGTTAACGACAAGGCGATACCCGACATCATTACTTCTGGAGCAAGCCGTGTAAAATCGCCGGAGAGGATTTTACGATCGACATTAGCGTAGAGCGAACAGCCGGCTTCACGTTCGACAATTAAGCCGCTAAGTTTACCGTTCATATCTCCGATAAATGTAACTTCATTCAACTCTTCACTCACAGCAAATCCTGTGCAAAAATGTAATTGCAAAAAAGAATTGAGTGCATAAACCGATACCATTGTACCAATTTTATCTCCGATTAATATATCAGGATAAATTTCTAAAGCAAGTTTTCGCTTTTCTTTTTCGTTACGGAGTTCGTACCGATAAAAGTTTCCAATTTTTTTTAGTTTCGTTTTTAGAACCTTACTAATAACCGATAAACTATTTTTATTGAAAGTATAAAACTTCTCTGTTTTACTTTTCATTTTATGTCCTAAGTTTAACAATAAAAACCCCGCAAGATTCCTCGATAGAGTATCTTCGGGGTATTTGAATATTTAAAAAATACAATTATCTGACAACAAATACTTTTTGGGCTTGCAGTCCTTTATTTCCTTCTACAAGCTCAAATTCAATCAGATCACCTTGATCTAATTTTTTAAAATTTGCTTTGGTTTGGATTTCGGTGTAGTGGATAAAAATATCTTTTCCGTTTTCCCACTGAACAAATCCGTAACCTTTTTTTGCATCAAACCACTTTACCTTGCCTTTTGGCATAACGACCTCCTCTAAAAGTTTTACCATTAATAGTCGCAAAACATCTCAGGTTAATAATTTATTAATTGTGCGACTATCGCGGTAAAGTTACCTGAGTGTTTTTAGAAAAAAAATTAAATATTTCAATTTTATATCATACCACCTAAAAATCCTAATAATCAACCGACAAAAACCCCATTAATGGAGAAATTATCTGTAGCTAATATACGATACGAATTCAATTTTGTCAAGTCTTCAATTATTTAAACTTCAATTTCCAGCCCTTCGTACGAGACGATACAGGTAAATTTATAATCACGAATTTTTATTTCTTTTAAGCATTTCTTGTAAATTTCATCAATTTTATCATCATTATGCGATGGATCGTGATGAAAAAGTATCAATTTTTTGACCTTCCCTTCGGCTGCAACCTTTAGTGAAAATAAATAGTGCGAGTGCCCCCAACCCACCCGATCAATATATTCTTCGGGTGTGTAGGTAGTATCGTAGATAAGTACATCGGCACCCATCACAAAATTAAAAACTCGCTGATTTGGTTCTGGCTTGCATTCCAAATATTTATTAACGATATCTTGTTCAACGTTACGAATCGATTGAGCAACATAACGATCAAATGGTTCATTATCGCTTATATACACTATTGATTTCCCGTTTTGAGTGATACGATAGCCGATTGCAAATGTTGGATGATTCAAATATATACTTTTAACATCAGCATCGAACACTCTGAATTCATCTTCGCCGATAGGTTTGAAATTGATTTTTGCTTTAAGTTCATTCAATTGTATCGGAAAATATACTTTGTTCATCTGGTCTGAAATCATATCGGGAAGCGAAACACTTTTTGTTTCGCCGGATACGATCGTAAATTCGTTCCCCGAAATAAATGCTGGCTTAAAAAAAGGGAATCCCTGAATATGATCCCAATGCGGATGCGATATCAAGACGTAAGCATTTATTGAATCACCGGTTTCAATCAGCTTCTCGCCAAGATTCCGTATCCCGGTACCGGCATCTAATATAACTAAATTATTGTCATCCAATCGTAACTCAACACAAGGTGTATTGCCACCATATTTTACAGTTTGTTTACCCGGTGTCGGGATTGAACCTCTTGTTCCCCAAAATATAAGTTTCATATTTTTCCCCGATTATTATTTTAGATATGACTTAGCATAAATAATATAATTTCTTGCAGACTCTTCCAACATATTCTTTTCGTCGTTACGCAACTGCCGCATAACTTTTGCAGGGACACCAGCCACGAGCGAGCCATCGGGTATTTTCATGTTCTGTAAAACCACAGACCCCGCTGCCACTAATGTATAGTTGCCAATTACTGAACCATCCAATATACAAGAACCCATTCCTATCAAACTATAATTACCCACACTGCACGCGTGCAGAATTGCACGATGTCCAACAGTTACGCCTTCGCCAATAATTGTGGGTAGAACTTCCGATACATGAATAATTGCCCCATCCTGTATATTCGTTCCTTTCCCGATTGAAATACTATTAATATCGCCTCTTATTACAGCATTGAACCATATACTGGCATCTTCCATAATTAAAACATCCCCAATAATTTCGGCGCTATCGGCAGTGAACGAGGGTGAGATTAATTTCGGAATTTTATTTTGATATTTGTGAATCATAATTATTTTTTCGATTGATAAATTGGAGGTTTCCAGTTTTTCTTTTTCCAAGATACCAACTCGATACGAACTTTCCCAATTAACACTTTCATTTTAGCTACAATCGGAACTCGTGCTTCATCGTTACTGAACCATCCTTCGAACCCGCCCGAAAAGCCATACACTCCTTTAAAATCTGCACGACCGTTAAATTCTATTACATCGACCGGATAATCGACTGCATCGATATTTACGCTTTCATTTTTATTTGAAAAATTTATTGTAGTATTTGATATTTGTTCGACTACTACTGTCGGTATTCGGACGGTTCTGTTCCGCAATAAATTATACCGTGCAAAATAAAAGAGGGATAACCCATCCTGCGACAATGTATCGATCTTGAGTGTATCTCGTTTATCTAACATTCCTTTTCCCCAAATGCCAAATTCAAAAAATATTCTATTATTCGCGTAGTCAAAATCGTATGTAACATATTTAATTTTCGACCCATCTTTAGACCTTGAACGAAACCAATACGAAGTAACATTACTATTGATTTTGCTCTCATAAATTTCATGCAGATCAATAAACGGTAATCCTTTATAACTATCCATATATGCGATAGTTTTGTACATCACTTTACCATCCTGAATAATTTTTTCTAAAATTTTCAAGCGTATTTGCCCTAAGGTGATGAATGCATAACTTACATTGTAAGTAAGTTCCTCACCGACCTCAAATTCAAATGCTTTGTACAAAGAATCTGATTCGGGATTCGGAAAAGCGGCAATCAATTTTATTTGAATGAAGACAAATAATCCGACGATGAAATAAATTCTGTTCAGCTTCATCTCTAATTTTATTAACCACAGCTACGGTTTTAATCCTGCAATTTTCTCGGCTTCAGGAAATAGTGATATCGCTTTTTTTAATTGAACGTCTTCAGACTGAATAACAGGGTATGAACCTTCGTTACCCCAGATGTTTCGACCAATCTGTGCTTTTGCAAAAACTTTAATAAATCGAATATCTTTTTCGTATTGTTCTTTATTAAACTCAATTCCTCTTTTCTTGCCCAGCTCTACGATTTCTTCTAACATTCCATCGGAAATACTGAATTCGTTTAAGAATTTTTTGAAATCTTTTTCATAATTTTTACGGAACGCTATTCCTTCTTGTTCAAAAAATTTGTTGGCAAATTCTAAGAATATTGCTTTACCGCGAAGTTGAGCAGAATAATTGGTTAACCTTTCGGTTTTAATTATAAAATCCGGAGAAATTCCGCCGCCGCCGTAAACTGTTCGTCCCTTGGCAGTCAAATACTTCGGACGCGATGTATCGCTTTCAACTTTATGATCGATGTTATCAAGCTCTTCTTCCTCACCATCTTCGAGGGGCTTACGGTAATCTGCCATATCTTTACCGTATGGTTTTTGTATCAAACGTCCCGAAGGTGTGTAATACTTTGCGATAGTTAAACGGAATGCTGAGCTATCGGGCAAATCAAACTGCCGTTGCACTAATCCTTTACCGAACGATGTTTCGCCCACAACTAAACCACGATCCCAATCTTGAATCGCACCCGATACAATTTCGCTTGCTGATGCTGATCCATGATTGATAAGCACAATGATAGGAATGTTTTGATATTTTGAAATACCGCTCGAAATGTACTCTTCTTCAAATTCTTTTCTACGTGATTTTGTATAAACGATTTTCTTCCCCGGTGGAAGGAGTTCATCAGCCATCTTGAAAGCTTGCTCTAAATATCCACCCGGATTATTTCTTAAATCGAGTATCAACCGTTTCATACCTTTATTTTTTAGTTTTTGTAAAGCCTCTACAAATTCATCACGCGTAGTTGCTGAAAAACGGTTTACACTTAAGTATCCTATTTCATCGTCTATCATATATGAAACATCAACACTGTAGAGAGGAATTTTATCCCGAATAATTTCGAATTCGAGTAAATCTTTCATACCTATTCGCAGAATTAGAACTTTAACTTTTGTTCCTTTAGGACCGCGTAATTTTTTGGGAACGTCTTCACGCTTGATTCCAATAGCAGAAGTGTCGTCGATTTTTATAATTTTATCGGCGGCTAATATTCCCAACGCTTCGCTCGGACCTCCAACAATCGGAGAAACCACTATCAATGTATCATTCAAAACATCGAATTCAATTCCTATTCCCTCAAAACTGCCTCTGAATTCTTCTTCTGCCCGTTTGGCTTGTGCGGCTGGAATATATACAGAGTGTGGGTCTAATTTTTGGAGTAAACCAACAATCGCTCCTTCGACTAACTCTTTTGAGTTTATATCTTCAACATAAAATTTTTCAGTTAAACTTAAAACATCCTTAAATTTGCTGAATTGCACATAAATATTATCACCTGAAAAAACGGTGTTTAATTGAGTTCCAAAAAATAAGGCAGCCGCCATTAATATAATGACCGTTGCCCACGAAAAACGTTTTATCATAAATAAACCTCTAATGATTGATTTCACTGTTTTAGTATATTTAAAAAACAAATTAAAGTCAAATGCTAACGCACTGGTTTCCACTCATCTACGATAGATTTTTTGAATAGTAACACAGTAATTGCATTTAGTAACCATAATAAAATTATTTTTAAGTATCCGCTTTTTCGATACCTACGCGGCGATTCGAAAACTCGTAATTTCCAATCGAATTTAATCTTGCCATACCGACGCACTCGCCGGAAAAAGTCAAAATCTTCACCGGCAGCAACTCTCTCGTCGTAACCGCCAACTTGATCGAACATCGCCCGTTTTACGACGTGGCATTCGCCCCGTCCCATCCCCAACCCTATCACATTCAAAAAGTAAAAATATACATTTAAAAAATTGTGGAAAAAATTATCGGCAAAAGTTTCTATTTCGGGGTAAATGTAAACAGGAGCCGTGATACCTTTTACTGACGGCAATTCGATAACTTTTCTTAAATGAGTGAAGAAGAAATTGATGTCTGAAATCAGGGTGTCGCCATTTATAAACACAAGTATATCGCCGCTCGATGAACGAGCCCCGGTGTTCCTTCCGATTGAGATGTTTTGTTTTACACGGTTTTTGTTTTCGACCACAACGTCGGCATACTTCCGTGCAATTTCCAAAGTCCTGTCAGTCGATCCACCATCGCTAATAACTAATTCAATGTTGTGGCTTTTTTTTAGGTCAGCTGTAAATTGTGAAAGTATCCCAACTATAATTTTTTCTTCTTGCAAAGTGGGTATTACGACACTTATTTTTTTCGCCTCGTTCAAATATCAAAAATTCTTTGTCTAATTTGTATTTGCCAGTTGTCTATTAATTCAATGTTCCACACGGGCATAACAATTGAACTTTGATACACCTTTTCTAAACCCCCTTCTGAGAGTGAGACTGTTTCGACCGGACATCTCCAAAACTCGGCTGGTTTTTCGGTTTCAAGCTCAACCCGGATCTTCAACCATTCATCGACTAAATTTAGTTTAGTGATGTTGGATAAACTACCGATGCTTTTTAAACGGCGGTCAGTTAATTCGATTCCCGCAGCTTCATAATATCTATCGGGCGCATCACCAGCCATCAAACCATAATTCCACTCCACTCCAAACCGAAGTTTTAGTGGTTTACTCTCTTGGTTGATTAGTTTATACTCGACTGTAATTTCAGATGAGTCATGTGGAACGAATATTTTTTTGATTAATTGAATTTTCGAGATTGTGTTTTCATAATTGACTGTACCATTGTGAACAAGGTCGATGATAGCCGTTTTATTTTTTTTGTAAGACCGAACATCGTATTTCCCAGATACAAAACTACCCCTTTCATTGTAATTCATTTTCATAAAATCATCGGCCGAAGTATTTTCATCAAAGAAATGGTCAATCAAAGATGCGTGTTGATATTTATCGTAGATTAAAAATTCGTGCAGATTCGATTCTTTGGTTTGGTCGGGCGAGAGATTTCTCTGTAATAATTTTCTATGCGACGCTTCCGGACGACGGCTAACGATATCAAGAATATTCAGTTGTTTCAGTTTATGGTCGTACTCGAAAATAGCACCGCCCATATCCGGTTTAATATAAACATTTGATGTAGGTGATTCGACTATTACTTCCATCTGTCCATCGCAATCAAAATCTACAACTTCGATGGATATTTTTTTGTTTTCGATTTTATCAATTAAATTTTCAGCTTGTATTAAATTGCGATAAACCGGATGTCGTAAATTGGGCAGATACAAACCACCGAACACACCATGCCAATAAGCATCGTTGCATTGCCCCGCCAAAAGAAATTGTTTTGCTTCGTCAACATTGTTTCCTTGATCTTCGGAATGCTGGATTTTATTAGAAACACGAAGCATTTTCTTGTGCATCCAGTTTGCTTCGGGGTATTTTGCTAAAAAATTCCGCCAATAACCGCCACAAATAAATACTTCGTATCTTTCTAAGTTATGGTGTTTTAATTCGTTTTCAAATTCTTCAAAATTTTGGGCCGATTCGGGAGGCAGCGCCCATTTTAGCATCTCAGGATACGAGGCAGTCGGCAGATAAATTTTCCCTACCGGTGCAATATTATTAACTGCATCTGCAAAGTGAATTGTTTTTATCCATTCATTATTTTCAACTAATGCAGAAAAAAAATTTTCTAACCACTTATTTACATAAACGTGT
Above is a genomic segment from Bacteroidota bacterium containing:
- a CDS encoding cold shock domain-containing protein, whose amino-acid sequence is MPKGKVKWFDAKKGYGFVQWENGKDIFIHYTEIQTKANFKKLDQGDLIEFELVEGNKGLQAQKVFVVR
- a CDS encoding gamma carbonic anhydrase family protein, with the protein product MIHKYQNKIPKLISPSFTADSAEIIGDVLIMEDASIWFNAVIRGDINSISIGKGTNIQDGAIIHVSEVLPTIIGEGVTVGHRAILHACSVGNYSLIGMGSCILDGSVIGNYTLVAAGSVVLQNMKIPDGSLVAGVPAKVMRQLRNDEKNMLEESARNYIIYAKSYLK
- a CDS encoding DUF1926 domain-containing protein, which encodes MDTINLVFAVHNHQPVGNFHHVFEDVYQKSYKPFLEVIEKFPSIKVTQHYTGILLEWLINHHPEFIEKLKYAIARGQVELLTGSYYEAILSIIPPRDRANQIEKLTNYITDRFDYQPKGMWLAERVWEQAIAKEISEAGVNFLPIDEAHFMYAGLPECALYGYYTTEEQGRLVNIFPGSKKLRYTIPFAPVEETINWLRSTATVSGNRIVVFADDGEKFGAWPNTYQHVYVNKWLENFFSALVENNEWIKTIHFADAVNNIAPVGKIYLPTASYPEMLKWALPPESAQNFEEFENELKHHNLERYEVFICGGYWRNFLAKYPEANWMHKKMLRVSNKIQHSEDQGNNVDEAKQFLLAGQCNDAYWHGVFGGLYLPNLRHPVYRNLIQAENLIDKIENKKISIEVVDFDCDGQMEVIVESPTSNVYIKPDMGGAIFEYDHKLKQLNILDIVSRRPEASHRKLLQRNLSPDQTKESNLHEFLIYDKYQHASLIDHFFDENTSADDFMKMNYNERGSFVSGKYDVRSYKKNKTAIIDLVHNGTVNYENTISKIQLIKKIFVPHDSSEITVEYKLINQESKPLKLRFGVEWNYGLMAGDAPDRYYEAAGIELTDRRLKSIGSLSNITKLNLVDEWLKIRVELETEKPAEFWRCPVETVSLSEGGLEKVYQSSIVMPVWNIELIDNWQIQIRQRIFDI
- a CDS encoding S41 family peptidase, with product MIKRFSWATVIILMAAALFFGTQLNTVFSGDNIYVQFSKFKDVLSLTEKFYVEDINSKELVEGAIVGLLQKLDPHSVYIPAAQAKRAEEEFRGSFEGIGIEFDVLNDTLIVVSPIVGGPSEALGILAADKIIKIDDTSAIGIKREDVPKKLRGPKGTKVKVLILRIGMKDLLEFEIIRDKIPLYSVDVSYMIDDEIGYLSVNRFSATTRDEFVEALQKLKNKGMKRLILDLRNNPGGYLEQAFKMADELLPPGKKIVYTKSRRKEFEEEYISSGISKYQNIPIIVLINHGSASASEIVSGAIQDWDRGLVVGETSFGKGLVQRQFDLPDSSAFRLTIAKYYTPSGRLIQKPYGKDMADYRKPLEDGEEEELDNIDHKVESDTSRPKYLTAKGRTVYGGGGISPDFIIKTERLTNYSAQLRGKAIFLEFANKFFEQEGIAFRKNYEKDFKKFLNEFSISDGMLEEIVELGKKRGIEFNKEQYEKDIRFIKVFAKAQIGRNIWGNEGSYPVIQSEDVQLKKAISLFPEAEKIAGLKP
- a CDS encoding DUF3108 domain-containing protein; its protein translation is MKLNRIYFIVGLFVFIQIKLIAAFPNPESDSLYKAFEFEVGEELTYNVSYAFITLGQIRLKILEKIIQDGKVMYKTIAYMDSYKGLPFIDLHEIYESKINSNVTSYWFRSRSKDGSKIKYVTYDFDYANNRIFFEFGIWGKGMLDKRDTLKIDTLSQDGLSLFYFARYNLLRNRTVRIPTVVVEQISNTTINFSNKNESVNIDAVDYPVDVIEFNGRADFKGVYGFSGGFEGWFSNDEARVPIVAKMKVLIGKVRIELVSWKKKNWKPPIYQSKK
- a CDS encoding MBL fold metallo-hydrolase, translating into MKLIFWGTRGSIPTPGKQTVKYGGNTPCVELRLDDNNLVILDAGTGIRNLGEKLIETGDSINAYVLISHPHWDHIQGFPFFKPAFISGNEFTIVSGETKSVSLPDMISDQMNKVYFPIQLNELKAKINFKPIGEDEFRVFDADVKSIYLNHPTFAIGYRITQNGKSIVYISDNEPFDRYVAQSIRNVEQDIVNKYLECKPEPNQRVFNFVMGADVLIYDTTYTPEEYIDRVGWGHSHYLFSLKVAAEGKVKKLILFHHDPSHNDDKIDEIYKKCLKEIKIRDYKFTCIVSYEGLEIEV
- a CDS encoding glycosyltransferase → MNEAKKISVVIPTLQEEKIIVGILSQFTADLKKSHNIELVISDGGSTDRTLEIARKYADVVVENKNRVKQNISIGRNTGARSSSGDILVFINGDTLISDINFFFTHLRKVIELPSVKGITAPVYIYPEIETFADNFFHNFLNVYFYFLNVIGLGMGRGECHVVKRAMFDQVGGYDERVAAGEDFDFFRRVRRYGKIKFDWKLRVFESPRRYRKSGYLKIILLWLLNAITVLLFKKSIVDEWKPVR